From the genome of Pygocentrus nattereri isolate fPygNat1 chromosome 25, fPygNat1.pri, whole genome shotgun sequence, one region includes:
- the LOC119262468 gene encoding GTPase IMAP family member 8-like produces MGQAEAKPEPGLLSRGRLRKRIKEHIRGKSAGRSGALQLVLVGPKGSGKSSAGNSILGKKAFKTGTATLTCQTEKCEIGSRALTLVDTPGLTGKETSDLEVMRIIRKACQDLLELPVVFLLVLPLEWNMKKSEDSQHMLRHALGKVSVDHLMVLVTHTDQVEQDGSEEESILRKGGPLQFTVSQCSGWFHLFSMAKSDGTQVLELVDKLDKMMQEGKKTQELDASSEEQIAESPKASDQLKGTNQEGQAKKKTPRPDPHSLEEDKRMGRERTGGIYSVRKNLQQLEDQMKSKREEEEELMRSRNLEYKAQLQKIREEIVTLKA; encoded by the exons CTGTCAAGAGGACGGCTCCGGAAAAGGATAAAAGAGCACATTCGAG GTAAGAGTGCTGGAAGGAGTGGGGCACTGCAGCTTGTTCTAGTCGGCCCAAAAGGCTCTGGGAAGAGTTCAGCAGGAAACAGCATCCTGGGTAAAAAGGCATTTAAAACGGGAACTGCCACACTTACCTGCCAGACCGAGAAATGTGAGATAGGGTCCCGTGCTTTGACACTAGTGGACACACCTGGCCTGACCGGCAAAGAAACCTCCGACCTGGAGGTGATGAGGATCATCAGGAAAGCATGTCAAGATCTCCTAGAATTGCCAGTCGTATTCCTGTTGGTGCTGCCTTTAGAGTGGAACATGAAAAAGTCAGAGGACAGTCAACACATGCTCAGACATGCACTTGGCAAAGTTTCAGTGGACCATTTGATGGTCCTTGTCACCCACACAGATCAGGTCGAGCAGGATGGGTCAGAGGAGGAAAGCATCCTACGGAAAGGAGGACCTTTGCAGTTTACCGTGAGTCAATGCAGCGGATGGTTCCACCTGTTCAGCATGGCCAAGAGCGATGGTACCCAAGTCTTAGAGCTGGTGGACAAACTTGACAAGATGATGCAGGAGGGCAAGAAAACCCAAGAGCTTGATGCCAGTTCAGAAGAACAAATTGCAGAATCCCCAAAAGCATCAGACCAACTCAAGGGTACAAACCAAGAAGGTCAGGCAAAGAAGAAAACGCCAAGGCCAGATCCTCACTCACTTGAGGAAGATAAAAGAATGggtagagagagaacaggagggaTTTACTCAGTCAGAAAGAACCTACAACAACTGGAAGATCAGAtgaagagtaagagagaggaggaagaggagctgATGAGGAGCCGAAATTTAGAGTACAAAGCGCAGCTGCAGAAAATAAG